In one Gopherus evgoodei ecotype Sinaloan lineage chromosome 1, rGopEvg1_v1.p, whole genome shotgun sequence genomic region, the following are encoded:
- the NDUFV3 gene encoding NADH dehydrogenase [ubiquinone] flavoprotein 3, mitochondrial, with the protein MAASALLGCGRAVTRKTLQLEAWGLRSLSPSLSLCTKSEGSKKSQEKNVVAPQESTKLLATKTTVEFPKKLFPSSHPPSANKVETKTITSTSNDEALKLTDEEVRKFLSRKTLVAFPERVTLSSLEEKASITTREGLSKKLAEEESSSSSESDSSSDSDEEDSASGISTKTRVEFPRRDPFFFENGTVKVMTLAEESLSQKGDEEYIPKKKPRPEIEVPHIKQMESGKTATANSKILKSETRESSVKQSPKGTDLQKSISKTQAKESQKPTAVRLKESRRLAEPPIGAQPAAAQLKVPPGPQQEVEQKLTLRWEETKTREVQETEIKEKVSPKLQEEFLKETPFMVNTATEEEIIQEAGAQTEEQGTTQETKTAAASEQEEFDNSTYKNLQHHEYNMYTFVDFDVELSQFRQPQPSSGRLSPRH; encoded by the exons ATGGCCGCCTCCGCGCTGCTGGGCTGCGGCCGGGCCGTGACTCGCAAG ACTTTACAGCTAGAAGCATGGGGACTCCGAAGCCTCtctccatctctttctctctgcacCAAATCAGAGGGCtctaaaaaaagtcaagaaaaga ATGTGGTGGCACCTCAGGAGAGCACCAAACTGCTGGCCACCAAAACAACAGTTGAATTCCCTAAAAAATTGTTTCCTAGTTCTCACCCACCATCTGCAAATAAAGTTGAGACCAAGACCATAACTAGTACTAGCAATGATGAAGCTTTAAAGCTAACGGATGAAGAGGTGAGGAAATTCTTGTCAAGAAAAACTTTGGTAGCATTTCCTGAGCGAGTAACACTTTCCTCACTTGAAGAAAAGGCTTCTATCACAACAAGAGAAGGTTTGAGCAAGAAGTTGGCTGAGGAAGAGTCTTCATCCAGCTCTGAATCAGATTCCAGCTCTGATTCTGATGAAGAAGATAGTGCCTCAGGAATTTCCACTAAAACCAGAGTAGAGTTTCCAAGACGAGATCCCTTCTTTTTTGAGAACGGAACAGTGAAGGTAATGACATTGGCAGAAGAGAGCTTGTCCCAGAAAGGAGATGAAGAATATATACCTAAGAAGAAGCCCAGACCAGAAATTGAAGTGCCTCACATCAAGCAGATGGAGTCTGGTAAAACAGCAACAGCCAACAGTAAAATATTAAAGTCAGAAACAAGAGAATCTTCTGTGAAACAAAGCCCAAAAGGGACAGATTTGCAGAAGTCAATCTCAAAAACACAGGCTAAAGAAAGCCAAAAGCCAACAGCCGTCAGACTTAAGGAATCTAGACGCTTGGCAGAGCCTCCCATTGGAGCccaaccagcagcagcacagctaaaaGTTCCGCCAGGGCCTCAGCAAGAAGTGGAACAAAAGCTGACTTTGAGATGGGAAGAAACCAAGACAAGGGAGGTACAGGAgactgaaataaaagaaaaagtttctCCTAAACTACAAGAGGAGTTTTTGAAGGAAACACCCTTCATGGTAAACActgcaacagaggaggagatCATTCAAGAAGCTGGAGCTCAGACTGAAGAGCAAGGCACTACACAGG AGACCAAAACAGCTGCTGCATCTGAACAGGAGGAATTTGATAATTCTACCTACAAGAACCTCCAGCATCATGAGTATAACATGTATACCTTTGTGGATTTTGATGTGGAGCTCTCACAATTCAGACAGCCTCAGCCATCTTCTGGAAGGCTGTCACCAAGGCACTAA